The Geothrix sp. genome window below encodes:
- a CDS encoding DUF4388 domain-containing protein, with amino-acid sequence MSQGVIQGSMREAPLPDIIQLVSQGGKSGCFHVQQEASKARIYLKDGRIIHAVTHSGEGFEALMEVALWLEGSYRFEEVTPEVPATINKPNASILMELGRRMDEWRVISQKVPSVDLYPASTLLPGETPHGVNPREARVLALATGYFSVAEVAEVMQKPVLTIAKDLYGLVMAGHVVLKGLRSGKPPKVDAPAAPAKEPGQDLVPVSALLGGAPPPVISNSREEDTAIVPLQRHAPPPQAQGFPDGDEAIPVTVGGGVAGGAPPLAPKPAPVDDPQRMVKLMNFTQRIAQAAKTVLPEVQHEMVNRLQAKATQQIISGDGPEAVKGLALAISRGAVDAGCDADMVRTLNTHLKALFASK; translated from the coding sequence ATGTCCCAGGGTGTGATCCAAGGCTCCATGCGCGAGGCGCCGCTGCCCGACATCATCCAGCTCGTAAGCCAGGGCGGGAAATCGGGGTGCTTCCATGTGCAGCAGGAAGCCTCCAAGGCCCGCATCTATCTTAAGGACGGCCGCATCATCCACGCGGTCACCCACTCGGGGGAGGGCTTCGAGGCCCTCATGGAAGTGGCCTTGTGGCTCGAAGGCAGCTACCGGTTCGAGGAGGTGACGCCGGAGGTGCCGGCCACCATCAACAAACCCAATGCCTCCATCTTGATGGAGCTGGGCCGCCGCATGGACGAATGGCGCGTCATCAGCCAGAAGGTCCCGTCCGTGGACCTCTATCCGGCCTCCACGCTGCTTCCCGGCGAGACGCCGCACGGCGTCAATCCCCGCGAGGCCCGGGTCCTGGCGCTCGCCACGGGCTACTTCAGCGTGGCGGAAGTGGCCGAGGTGATGCAGAAGCCGGTGCTGACCATCGCCAAGGATCTCTACGGCCTGGTGATGGCGGGTCATGTGGTGCTGAAGGGCCTCCGCAGCGGCAAGCCCCCCAAAGTCGATGCGCCCGCGGCCCCGGCCAAGGAGCCGGGCCAGGATCTGGTGCCGGTCTCCGCGCTGCTCGGGGGTGCGCCGCCCCCCGTGATTTCCAACTCCCGCGAGGAGGACACGGCCATTGTGCCGCTCCAGCGCCACGCGCCTCCCCCCCAGGCCCAGGGCTTTCCCGACGGGGACGAGGCCATCCCCGTGACGGTGGGCGGTGGCGTCGCCGGCGGTGCCCCGCCCCTGGCCCCCAAGCCCGCGCCCGTGGACGACCCCCAGCGCATGGTCAAGCTCATGAATTTCACCCAGCGCATCGCCCAGGCCGCGAAGACGGTCCTGCCCGAGGTCCAGCACGAGATGGTCAACCGGCTCCAGGCCAAGGCCACCCAGCAGATCATTTCCGGCGATGGCCCCGAAGCGGTGAAGGGATTGGCCCTGGCCATCAGCCGGGGCGCCGTGGATGCGGGCTGTGATGCTGACATGGTGCGTACCCTGAACACGCACCTGAAGGCGCTCTTCGCGTCCAAGTAG
- a CDS encoding permease-like cell division protein FtsX — MTTLRLLGLLLQDVARDLFRHRGQYLLAVLTLASGLLLAGGGLLLVESLDRFVGQLEGMAKVVAYAAEGKSLDEAEARLRRDPRFREVRRVSAEENRKRFQSATREAGLLLESAGQDALPESLELSLRQDLAAGGKSVEVGESLRSLPGIGDVLADQERLEQLQRMARMLRSALASLGVVLLVAAGFATGNVIRMSILAREEEITIMRLVGASEGYIRTPLVLEGALLGLGGSLLALAGLFGLWLPVSRGFGNLSPLLVELARLGFFSPWSVLALALLGAGTGALGALWAFWTTRRAQREEAALMEGSG; from the coding sequence ATGACGACCTTGAGGTTGCTGGGCCTGCTGCTGCAGGATGTGGCCCGGGACCTCTTCCGCCATCGCGGCCAGTATCTCCTGGCCGTGCTGACCCTGGCCTCCGGCCTCCTGCTGGCCGGCGGTGGATTGCTGCTGGTGGAAAGCCTCGACCGCTTCGTGGGGCAGCTCGAGGGCATGGCCAAGGTGGTGGCCTACGCCGCGGAGGGGAAATCCCTCGACGAAGCAGAGGCCCGCCTGCGCCGAGATCCCCGCTTCCGCGAGGTGCGCCGGGTTTCGGCCGAGGAGAATCGCAAGCGGTTCCAGTCCGCCACCCGCGAGGCGGGGCTCCTGCTGGAAAGCGCCGGCCAGGACGCGCTGCCCGAAAGCCTGGAGCTGAGCCTTCGCCAGGATCTGGCCGCGGGGGGCAAATCCGTGGAAGTGGGCGAGAGCCTGCGGAGTCTGCCGGGCATCGGGGATGTGCTGGCGGATCAGGAGCGGCTGGAGCAGCTGCAACGCATGGCCCGCATGCTGCGCTCCGCCCTGGCGAGCCTGGGCGTGGTGCTGCTGGTGGCCGCGGGATTCGCCACGGGCAATGTCATCCGCATGAGCATCCTGGCCCGCGAGGAAGAGATCACGATCATGCGCCTGGTGGGAGCCTCCGAGGGCTACATCCGCACGCCGCTGGTGCTGGAGGGTGCGCTGCTGGGCCTGGGCGGCAGCCTGCTGGCCCTGGCGGGCCTCTTCGGTCTGTGGCTGCCCGTCTCCCGGGGCTTCGGCAACCTGTCTCCCCTGCTGGTGGAATTGGCGCGGCTGGGCTTCTTCTCGCCCTGGAGCGTGCTGGCCCTGGCCCTGCTCGGCGCGGGTACCGGCGCCTTGGGCGCCCTGTGGGCCTTCTGGACCACGCGCCGCGCCCAGCGTGAAGAGGCGGCGTTGATGGAAGGCTCGGGCTGA
- a CDS encoding glycosyltransferase N-terminal domain-containing protein yields MDSLDLSYRVAVSLAGAAARACARGLPAGWRMRLEAEAPDLPANRWIWLHAVSVGELLLAEGLVRRLRDTGHTLHLSTGTPAGLALLAQRLPAWDGDTGRVSGGAFPLDDPAGLEPFLRRAPGAFLALETELWPGLLAALEARGIPRLIVNGRLTEKSLERGGPWLRRAASRLSLVAARDEASAEAFRRLGAPVVALGGNLKADLPPPRPLHEGWAALREAWTEHPVVVAGNTVEGEETLILEAWAQARGRFPGLRLILAPRQPRRFEAAAAILAARGTPFRRASAWPADISWASTEVLLLDTLGDLPAVYAEGTVALVAGGWAAPGGHNPLESIRAGVPTLLGPGFANFGDLVPSLREAGLLQVVETPDLAVALVEALAAAPLRPMGKVPLPEGLRGTLDRTLALLEPHLAALGGGQPVPIARVGP; encoded by the coding sequence GTGGATAGCCTCGACCTCAGCTACCGGGTGGCGGTCTCTCTGGCGGGCGCCGCCGCGCGGGCCTGTGCCCGGGGCCTGCCTGCTGGATGGCGGATGCGCCTGGAGGCGGAGGCGCCGGACCTGCCGGCGAACCGCTGGATCTGGCTGCATGCGGTGAGCGTGGGCGAGCTGCTTCTGGCCGAAGGGCTGGTGCGGCGCCTGCGGGATACGGGCCACACCCTGCACCTCAGCACCGGCACCCCTGCCGGGCTGGCGCTGCTGGCCCAGCGGCTTCCAGCCTGGGACGGGGACACTGGCCGCGTGAGCGGCGGCGCCTTTCCTTTGGATGATCCCGCGGGCCTGGAGCCCTTCCTGCGCCGGGCGCCTGGGGCCTTTCTCGCCCTGGAGACGGAGCTCTGGCCGGGGCTGCTGGCGGCGCTCGAGGCCCGCGGCATCCCGCGCCTGATCGTGAATGGGCGCCTGACGGAGAAATCCCTCGAGCGGGGCGGTCCCTGGCTCCGCCGGGCGGCCTCGCGCCTCAGTCTGGTGGCGGCCCGGGACGAGGCCAGCGCCGAGGCTTTCCGGCGCCTGGGGGCGCCGGTCGTGGCGCTCGGCGGCAACCTCAAGGCGGACCTTCCGCCCCCCCGGCCCCTGCATGAAGGGTGGGCGGCCCTGCGGGAGGCCTGGACCGAGCATCCCGTGGTGGTGGCGGGGAACACGGTGGAAGGTGAGGAGACATTGATTCTCGAAGCCTGGGCTCAGGCGCGCGGGCGGTTCCCGGGGCTGCGACTCATCCTGGCGCCCCGCCAGCCGCGCCGCTTCGAGGCCGCGGCCGCGATCCTGGCTGCCCGGGGAACCCCCTTCCGGCGGGCCTCCGCCTGGCCTGCTGACATCTCCTGGGCCTCGACGGAGGTGCTCCTGTTGGACACGCTCGGCGACCTGCCGGCGGTCTATGCCGAGGGCACCGTGGCCCTGGTGGCCGGAGGCTGGGCTGCGCCGGGCGGGCACAATCCCCTGGAGTCCATCCGGGCCGGGGTTCCGACGCTCCTGGGGCCGGGCTTCGCCAACTTCGGGGACCTCGTTCCGTCCCTGCGGGAGGCCGGGCTGCTCCAGGTGGTGGAGACTCCGGATCTGGCGGTCGCCCTGGTGGAGGCCCTGGCCGCAGCGCCCCTTCGGCCCATGGGCAAGGTCCCCCTGCCCGAGGGGCTGCGAGGCACCCTCGACCGCACCCTGGCCTTGCTCGAGCCGCATCTTGCGGCGCTGGGCGGTGGTCAGCCCGTTCCCATCGCCCGGGTGGGGCCCTAG
- a CDS encoding response regulator: MTRHGTHILLIDDDTAVLEMVQAALSHYGMEVHAYPDAAQAVDFLQTPGVPEFDLVISDINMEGLDGFDVIHKVKATQPHLPVVLMTGQASVEYAIRAMRMGASNLFMKPIALRDLVQNVFHLVDLHRELRLADNGLRGLVNERRHFLFRSDELDVPSLMHHLTDRLVPMGFASASNIDVIAMAFHEALVNALEHGNFELDSKLKGDLFAVEDPYTALRAKRMEDPHYAGRLIEVRLAMDTERFELEISDEGRGFDASLVSPLPPDSEMAPHCGRGLPLILLVMDEVHFNEKGNQIRMVLRRK, translated from the coding sequence ATGACGCGCCACGGGACGCACATCCTCCTGATCGATGACGACACGGCGGTGCTGGAGATGGTGCAGGCGGCCCTCTCGCACTACGGCATGGAGGTCCACGCCTATCCCGACGCGGCCCAGGCGGTGGATTTCCTCCAGACTCCCGGGGTGCCGGAATTCGACCTGGTGATCAGCGACATCAACATGGAGGGGCTGGACGGCTTCGATGTCATCCACAAGGTGAAGGCGACGCAACCGCATCTGCCGGTGGTCCTGATGACCGGCCAGGCCTCGGTGGAATACGCCATCCGGGCCATGCGCATGGGCGCCTCGAACCTGTTCATGAAGCCCATCGCCCTGCGCGACCTGGTGCAGAATGTGTTCCACCTGGTGGACCTGCACCGCGAGCTGCGCCTGGCGGACAACGGATTGCGGGGGCTCGTGAACGAGCGCCGGCACTTCCTCTTCCGCTCGGATGAGCTGGATGTCCCCAGCCTCATGCACCACCTCACGGACCGGCTGGTGCCCATGGGCTTCGCCTCCGCCAGCAACATCGATGTCATCGCCATGGCCTTCCACGAGGCCCTGGTGAATGCCCTGGAGCATGGCAATTTTGAGCTGGATTCAAAGCTGAAAGGCGACCTCTTCGCGGTGGAGGATCCCTACACGGCCCTCCGCGCCAAGCGCATGGAGGATCCGCACTATGCAGGCCGCCTGATCGAGGTCCGCCTCGCCATGGACACGGAGCGCTTCGAACTGGAGATCAGCGACGAGGGCCGGGGCTTCGACGCGAGCCTGGTTTCGCCCCTGCCGCCGGACTCCGAGATGGCCCCCCACTGCGGCCGGGGTCTGCCGCTCATCCTCCTCGTCATGGACGAAGTCCACTTCAACGAGAAGGGGAATCAGATCCGGATGGTGCTCCGGCGGAAATAG
- a CDS encoding M14 family zinc carboxypeptidase — protein MRRILPALLCAAPLVAGLPPGLLPAADHRPEVPQPDLGARYTPQPALLAYVRALAAAAPDRVRLTTLNLTEEGHEQPFLVITSPGNLKRLDELQALNAKLADPRSCGEDEARRITETNPAFVWLGYSVHGSEVSGSEAALAVAYHFAAARDPEVLKQLDRVVILMDLTQNPDGRVRHLQAVAEATTPFNANDPQDAQNAARWPSGRFNHRLFDLNRDWVWQTQGETRAKTAAFLRWNPQVLADHHEMWPEASYYFPPTMQPIHQELPEPFAGHWQGAFGQALARVFDAHGWAYFSRDVFDLFYPGYGDTWPTFQGAVGMTFEVAGQGGPAYKRQDGDILTLDGRLRRHTAASLATVATAAAGRQALLWDFQRTRRERAALGDRAGAFLLAEGDDPGRARALADLLARNGIEVLRTRADLPISGLEAVGLIRATALPAGSYLVPLDQPRGALAQALLEGEAHMGPKPTYDITAWSLPLAFHVPAWRAKTRPRVATSPLTADVESPLPEAAWGYLIPAGHEGAERTLAALLQEGFKATALAEPATLKERRFGAGTVVLPNRTNPPALRARLQALSVANHHPVAGVDSAQMTTGPDLGSNRSLILRAPRIAVLMDRPANPMAFGAVAHTLIESGLPFVQLRTDRLGATSLARFTHLVVVDDGAQGKAWQQLLGEGGTAKLKAWVQEGGSLLAFQGGAVYASRAGLAQTGFHFLAKAAEEARLKEKDPKREAPKADPAELVRPWDKREERALEESIPGAFLKVQVDGSHPLAWGLHAETGGAVLDTSDPILELSPGGENPIHYAKEGLKVSGLVPQALEAKLQQTAYALRERLGQGAVILMAGDPVFRGQTPFTRRLLHNAIFFGAYRPAPE, from the coding sequence ATGCGGAGAATCCTCCCCGCCCTCCTCTGCGCTGCGCCCCTCGTGGCGGGCCTGCCGCCGGGCCTGCTGCCGGCGGCGGACCACCGGCCCGAAGTGCCCCAGCCCGACCTTGGCGCCCGCTACACGCCCCAGCCCGCGCTGCTGGCCTATGTCCGCGCGCTGGCCGCCGCCGCTCCGGATCGCGTGCGGCTCACGACTTTGAACCTTACGGAGGAAGGCCACGAGCAGCCCTTCCTCGTCATCACCTCGCCCGGAAACCTGAAGCGCCTGGACGAGCTGCAGGCCCTCAACGCGAAGCTCGCCGATCCGAGATCCTGTGGGGAGGATGAGGCCCGGCGCATCACGGAGACCAACCCCGCCTTCGTCTGGCTGGGCTACTCCGTCCACGGATCCGAAGTCTCCGGCTCCGAGGCGGCCCTGGCTGTGGCCTACCACTTCGCCGCGGCGCGCGATCCGGAAGTGCTGAAGCAGCTCGATCGCGTGGTGATCCTCATGGATCTCACGCAGAACCCCGATGGACGGGTTCGGCACCTCCAGGCCGTGGCCGAGGCCACCACCCCCTTCAACGCCAACGATCCGCAGGACGCGCAGAATGCCGCCCGTTGGCCCAGCGGGCGCTTCAACCATCGGCTCTTCGACCTGAACCGCGACTGGGTCTGGCAGACCCAGGGCGAGACCCGCGCCAAGACCGCCGCCTTCCTGCGCTGGAATCCGCAGGTGCTGGCGGATCACCACGAGATGTGGCCCGAGGCCTCGTACTACTTCCCTCCCACCATGCAGCCCATCCATCAGGAACTGCCGGAACCCTTCGCGGGCCACTGGCAGGGCGCCTTCGGCCAGGCCCTGGCGCGGGTGTTCGATGCCCACGGCTGGGCCTACTTCAGCCGCGATGTGTTCGACCTGTTCTACCCGGGCTATGGCGACACCTGGCCCACCTTCCAGGGCGCCGTGGGTATGACCTTCGAGGTGGCGGGCCAGGGCGGCCCCGCCTACAAGCGTCAGGACGGCGACATCCTCACCCTCGACGGCCGTCTCCGGCGCCACACGGCCGCCAGCCTCGCCACGGTGGCCACGGCCGCAGCCGGACGGCAGGCCCTGCTCTGGGACTTCCAGCGGACACGGCGCGAACGCGCCGCCCTGGGCGACCGCGCGGGGGCCTTCCTGCTGGCAGAGGGCGACGACCCCGGCCGGGCCAGGGCCCTGGCGGACCTGCTGGCCCGCAACGGCATCGAGGTTCTGCGGACCCGGGCGGATCTGCCCATCTCCGGACTGGAGGCCGTTGGCCTGATCAGGGCCACCGCCCTGCCCGCCGGCAGCTACCTGGTACCGCTGGACCAGCCCCGGGGCGCCCTTGCCCAGGCTCTGCTCGAAGGTGAGGCCCACATGGGGCCGAAGCCCACCTACGACATCACCGCCTGGAGCCTCCCCCTGGCCTTCCATGTGCCCGCCTGGCGTGCGAAGACGCGGCCGAGGGTGGCGACCTCCCCCCTGACCGCCGATGTCGAGAGCCCGCTTCCCGAAGCGGCCTGGGGCTACTTGATCCCTGCGGGCCACGAGGGCGCCGAACGCACCCTGGCCGCCCTGCTTCAGGAGGGCTTCAAGGCCACGGCCCTGGCCGAGCCCGCCACCCTCAAAGAGCGCCGGTTCGGCGCGGGGACGGTGGTGCTGCCCAACCGCACCAACCCGCCCGCTCTCAGGGCTCGCCTCCAAGCCCTGTCGGTCGCCAACCACCACCCTGTCGCCGGCGTAGACTCAGCCCAGATGACCACGGGGCCGGATCTGGGCTCCAACCGCAGCCTGATCCTGCGCGCCCCGCGCATCGCCGTGCTCATGGACCGGCCGGCCAATCCCATGGCCTTCGGCGCCGTGGCCCACACGCTGATCGAATCCGGACTTCCCTTCGTGCAGCTGCGCACCGACCGCCTCGGCGCCACCTCCCTCGCGCGGTTCACCCACCTGGTGGTGGTGGACGATGGCGCCCAGGGCAAGGCCTGGCAGCAACTGCTTGGCGAAGGCGGAACGGCCAAGCTGAAGGCCTGGGTCCAGGAGGGCGGCAGCCTGCTGGCCTTCCAGGGCGGGGCCGTGTACGCCTCGCGCGCGGGCCTGGCCCAGACCGGCTTCCACTTCCTGGCCAAGGCCGCGGAGGAAGCCCGGCTGAAGGAGAAGGATCCCAAGCGCGAAGCCCCCAAGGCCGATCCGGCGGAGCTGGTACGGCCCTGGGACAAGCGCGAGGAGCGCGCCCTGGAGGAGAGCATCCCCGGGGCCTTCCTCAAGGTGCAGGTGGACGGCAGCCACCCCCTGGCCTGGGGCCTCCATGCGGAAACCGGCGGGGCGGTGCTGGACACCAGCGATCCCATTCTGGAGCTGAGCCCCGGCGGCGAAAATCCAATCCACTATGCCAAGGAGGGCCTGAAGGTGTCTGGTCTGGTGCCCCAGGCCCTGGAGGCGAAGCTCCAGCAGACGGCCTACGCCCTGCGGGAGCGCCTGGGCCAGGGCGCCGTGATCCTGATGGCGGGCGATCCCGTGTTCCGCGGCCAGACGCCCTTCACCCGCCGCCTGCTGCACAACGCCATCTTCTTCGGGGCCTACCGGCCTGCGCCAGAATGA
- the ribB gene encoding 3,4-dihydroxy-2-butanone-4-phosphate synthase: MSDRPDSPFAPIEQAIEAIRQGRMIVVVDDEDRENEGDLTLAAEHVSPEAIAFMATYGRGLICAALEGPVLDRLQIPLMVRDNTSPFETAFCVSVEAREGTTTGISAQDRSRTIQALIAPDAKPQHFVKPGHVFPLRARPGGVLTRTGQTEASVDLARLAGLHPSGVICEIMKDDGTMARVPDLIPFCRQHGLLLVTVADLVAYRLRQEPLVAHLETRTMPSQWGDLKVHRFRSLLDGGSHLAFVLGDLGAGAPPLVRVHVETLPDDLHGFQTGLFQKAMAALAKEGRGALVYLRRHAHTPGVAEEGQAQPQAMSDRDFGVGAQILQQLGIGKMRLLSRHETKYIGLRGFGLDICAHVPLEPSTDQPLPEHPSTEPR; encoded by the coding sequence ATGAGCGACCGCCCCGACTCCCCCTTCGCCCCCATCGAGCAGGCCATCGAGGCCATCCGGCAAGGCCGCATGATCGTGGTCGTGGACGACGAGGACCGGGAGAACGAGGGGGACCTCACCCTGGCCGCCGAACATGTCTCGCCGGAAGCCATCGCCTTCATGGCCACCTACGGGCGCGGGCTCATCTGCGCCGCCCTGGAGGGCCCGGTCCTGGACCGCCTGCAGATCCCGCTCATGGTCCGGGACAACACCAGCCCCTTCGAGACGGCCTTCTGCGTGTCCGTGGAGGCCCGGGAAGGCACCACCACCGGGATCAGCGCCCAGGACCGCTCGCGCACCATCCAGGCCCTCATCGCCCCGGACGCCAAGCCCCAGCACTTCGTGAAGCCCGGCCATGTCTTCCCCCTGCGGGCCCGCCCGGGCGGCGTCCTCACCCGCACGGGCCAGACCGAGGCCAGCGTGGACCTGGCCCGGCTCGCGGGCCTGCATCCCAGCGGCGTGATCTGCGAAATCATGAAGGACGATGGGACCATGGCCCGGGTGCCGGACCTGATCCCCTTCTGCCGCCAGCACGGCCTGCTCCTCGTGACCGTGGCCGATCTCGTGGCCTACCGGCTCCGCCAGGAGCCCCTCGTCGCCCACCTCGAAACCCGTACCATGCCCAGCCAGTGGGGCGACCTCAAGGTCCACCGCTTCCGCAGCCTGCTGGATGGCGGCAGCCACCTGGCCTTCGTGCTGGGCGACCTGGGCGCCGGGGCCCCGCCCCTGGTCCGCGTCCATGTGGAGACCCTGCCGGACGACCTGCACGGCTTCCAGACCGGCCTCTTCCAGAAGGCCATGGCCGCCCTGGCGAAGGAGGGTCGCGGCGCCCTCGTGTACCTCCGCCGCCATGCCCATACCCCGGGCGTCGCCGAGGAAGGGCAGGCCCAGCCCCAGGCCATGAGCGACCGCGATTTCGGCGTGGGCGCCCAGATCCTCCAGCAGCTCGGGATTGGAAAAATGCGCCTCCTCAGCAGGCACGAAACCAAGTACATTGGGCTTCGCGGCTTCGGCCTCGACATCTGCGCGCATGTGCCCCTGGAACCCTCCACGGACCAGCCTCTCCCGGAACATCCCTCCACGGAACCGCGTTGA
- the murC gene encoding UDP-N-acetylmuramate--L-alanine ligase — MFGKIQHIHFVGIGGIGMSGIAEVLANLGYQVSGSDLKESAVTQRLRGLGITVHLGHHGQAIEGAQVVVISSAVKGDNPEVVAAHAAKVPVIPRGEMLAELMRMKYGIAVAGSHGKTTTTSMVAQVLSQGGIDPTIVIGGKLGTIGSNAKLGKGPFLVAEADESDGSFLMLNPTLAAITNIDREHLDHYKDLEEIQDAFVTFANKVPFYGSVFLCMDDPNAAAVRPRLKKQVHTYGTHPQVDIRAREIRQDGFRTHFRVSAYGQDLGAFSMGVPGHHMVLNALAAIGIALELNVEHEVIRASLASFTGADRRFHLKGEKGGVLVVDDYGHHPTEIAATLAAARAGFPDRRIVAAFQPHRYSRTKALLEEFGTAFFEADSVVITDIYAAGEQPIQGVDGAAVAAALRSHGQKEVHLVGRVEELPAALKQLTRDGDLLITFGAGSITHAGPAFLELD, encoded by the coding sequence GTGTTCGGCAAGATCCAGCACATCCATTTCGTGGGCATCGGCGGCATCGGCATGTCGGGCATCGCCGAGGTGCTCGCCAACCTGGGCTATCAGGTCTCGGGCTCCGACCTGAAGGAAAGCGCCGTCACCCAGCGCCTGAGGGGGCTGGGCATCACGGTCCACCTGGGCCACCACGGGCAGGCCATCGAGGGCGCCCAGGTGGTGGTGATCTCGTCGGCCGTGAAGGGCGACAACCCCGAAGTCGTGGCCGCCCACGCCGCCAAGGTGCCCGTCATTCCCCGCGGCGAGATGCTGGCGGAGCTGATGCGCATGAAATACGGCATCGCCGTCGCGGGCTCCCACGGCAAGACCACCACCACCAGCATGGTGGCCCAGGTGCTCAGCCAGGGCGGCATCGACCCCACCATCGTCATCGGCGGCAAGCTCGGCACCATCGGCAGCAACGCCAAGCTGGGCAAAGGGCCCTTCCTGGTGGCGGAAGCCGATGAGAGCGACGGCAGCTTCCTCATGCTGAACCCCACCCTGGCGGCCATCACCAACATCGACCGCGAACACCTCGACCACTACAAAGACCTGGAGGAGATCCAGGACGCCTTCGTGACCTTCGCCAACAAGGTTCCCTTCTACGGATCCGTGTTCCTCTGCATGGATGATCCGAACGCCGCCGCCGTCCGTCCGCGCCTGAAGAAGCAGGTGCATACCTACGGCACCCACCCGCAGGTGGACATCCGCGCCCGGGAGATCCGTCAGGACGGCTTCCGCACCCACTTCCGGGTGAGCGCCTACGGCCAGGACCTCGGCGCCTTCAGCATGGGCGTTCCCGGCCACCACATGGTGCTGAACGCCCTGGCGGCCATCGGCATCGCCCTGGAACTGAATGTCGAGCACGAGGTGATCCGCGCCAGCCTGGCCAGCTTCACCGGCGCGGACCGACGCTTTCACCTCAAGGGCGAGAAGGGCGGCGTGCTGGTGGTGGACGACTACGGCCACCACCCCACCGAGATCGCCGCCACCCTGGCCGCGGCCCGCGCGGGATTCCCCGACCGCCGCATCGTCGCGGCCTTCCAGCCCCACCGGTACAGCCGCACCAAGGCCCTGCTCGAGGAATTCGGCACGGCCTTCTTCGAGGCCGACTCCGTCGTGATCACCGACATCTACGCCGCGGGCGAGCAGCCCATCCAGGGCGTGGATGGCGCCGCCGTGGCTGCGGCCCTGCGGTCCCACGGTCAGAAGGAAGTCCACCTGGTGGGCCGCGTGGAGGAACTGCCCGCGGCCCTCAAACAGCTGACCCGCGACGGGGATCTGCTCATCACCTTTGGCGCAGGCTCCATCACCCATGCCGGACCGGCCTTCCTGGAACTCGATTGA
- the trxA gene encoding thioredoxin, which translates to MSDLVAHITDADFPQAVAQGVTLVDFWAPWCGPCKMIAPVLDELAAEMKGQAKFVKMNVDENPQVAGQFGIMSIPTLIVFKDGKPVNKLIGGQPKPQLKAFVESAF; encoded by the coding sequence ATGTCCGACCTCGTAGCCCACATCACCGACGCCGACTTCCCCCAGGCCGTCGCGCAGGGCGTCACCCTCGTGGATTTCTGGGCCCCCTGGTGCGGCCCCTGCAAGATGATCGCCCCCGTCCTGGACGAACTGGCCGCCGAAATGAAGGGCCAGGCCAAGTTCGTGAAGATGAATGTGGACGAGAATCCCCAGGTCGCCGGCCAGTTCGGCATCATGAGCATCCCCACGCTCATCGTCTTCAAGGACGGCAAGCCCGTGAACAAGCTCATCGGCGGCCAGCCCAAACCCCAGCTCAAGGCCTTCGTCGAGAGCGCGTTCTAA
- a CDS encoding UbiX family flavin prenyltransferase translates to MTNPSGLRFTLAITGASGSAFGAAVLRRMSANPAVAHIALLFSPTGKRCLLDETGLTPKDLAALPKVGLRDERDLGADISSGSYRHDGMAIVPCSAGALGRIASGVSESLVSRAADVCLKERRPLVLCLRETPLNRVHLENMLRVHDAGAVVMPIMPGFYSGPKTLDDLFDTFATRVLDQLGLREDDPRRWREP, encoded by the coding sequence ATGACCAATCCCAGCGGCCTCCGGTTCACCCTCGCCATCACGGGGGCCTCCGGTTCCGCGTTCGGCGCCGCCGTCCTGCGGCGGATGTCCGCGAACCCGGCCGTGGCGCACATCGCGCTGCTGTTCTCGCCCACCGGGAAACGCTGCCTGCTGGACGAGACCGGCCTTACCCCGAAGGACCTGGCCGCGCTGCCCAAGGTGGGTCTGCGGGATGAGCGGGATCTGGGCGCCGACATCTCCTCGGGCTCGTACCGCCACGACGGCATGGCGATCGTGCCCTGCAGTGCCGGGGCCCTGGGCCGCATCGCCTCGGGCGTGAGCGAATCCCTGGTGAGCCGCGCGGCGGATGTGTGCCTGAAGGAACGCCGGCCCCTCGTGCTCTGCCTGCGGGAGACCCCCCTGAACCGGGTGCATCTGGAGAATATGCTCCGCGTCCACGATGCGGGCGCCGTGGTCATGCCCATCATGCCTGGCTTCTACAGCGGCCCGAAGACGCTGGACGACCTGTTCGACACCTTCGCCACCCGCGTGCTGGATCAACTGGGCCTGCGCGAGGACGATCCGCGGCGGTGGCGGGAGCCCTGA
- a CDS encoding cyclic nucleotide-binding domain-containing protein, with protein sequence MIDTRFLTQSPLFRNLDEAERAQILMIGRVRPVHTGEVIFKEGDAGDGLFIVLKGSIRISKRSATGEEALAVLEPPAYFGEMALIDLASRAADAIANEPSELFFIPLQDLQALIESQHKVALKILYALCEVLAQRLRETNDRYMSIFTIAQWGGANPDGPSPLP encoded by the coding sequence TTGATCGACACCCGCTTCCTGACCCAGTCACCCCTGTTCAGGAATCTGGACGAGGCTGAGCGTGCCCAGATCCTGATGATCGGCCGGGTCCGCCCGGTCCACACCGGCGAGGTGATCTTCAAGGAAGGCGATGCCGGAGACGGCCTCTTCATCGTGCTCAAGGGATCGATCCGCATCTCCAAGCGCAGCGCCACCGGCGAGGAGGCCCTGGCCGTGCTGGAGCCACCCGCCTACTTCGGCGAGATGGCCCTCATCGACCTCGCATCCCGGGCCGCGGATGCCATCGCCAATGAGCCCTCCGAGCTCTTCTTCATCCCCCTGCAGGATCTCCAGGCCCTGATCGAATCCCAGCACAAGGTCGCCCTTAAAATCCTCTACGCCCTCTGTGAAGTGCTCGCCCAGCGTCTCCGCGAAACCAACGACCGCTACATGAGCATCTTCACCATCGCCCAGTGGGGCGGCGCCAATCCCGACGGCCCCTCCCCCCTACCCTAA